A DNA window from [Chlorobium] sp. 445 contains the following coding sequences:
- a CDS encoding electron transfer flavoprotein subunit alpha: protein MSKAVVFIEQRGNVIKRASFEALSKASELAQEVYAVAIGSDLKSAVQDLGKYGASKVFLFEHPSLLNYSALAYSKLVARITKEESAQLVLLAATAMGKDLAPRLSIRLGAGLASDVIEVKAEGDNILAKRYAYSGKAIATVQLETPVKILSLRPNVFPINSNLNRTAEIVHSTYSPDDSDLKAVVKEIVASAGKLDVAEADIVVSGGRGLRDPNGEGKENWQNLETLASVLGAAVGASRAVVDAGWRPHSEQVGQTGKVVSPKLYIACGISGAVQHLAGMASSKVIVAINKDKDAPIFQIADYGIVGTVEDVLPKLTEEFKKVLVHQ from the coding sequence ATGTCAAAAGCTGTTGTCTTTATTGAGCAGCGCGGCAATGTCATCAAGCGCGCTTCGTTCGAGGCTTTAAGCAAAGCCAGCGAACTTGCTCAAGAAGTTTATGCTGTTGCCATTGGCAGCGACTTAAAAAGTGCTGTTCAAGATTTGGGCAAATATGGTGCCTCAAAGGTTTTTCTTTTCGAGCATCCATCGCTTCTAAATTATTCAGCATTGGCGTATTCCAAATTGGTGGCGCGCATCACTAAAGAAGAATCCGCCCAGCTTGTCTTGCTTGCGGCAACTGCGATGGGCAAAGACCTTGCCCCGCGTCTTTCTATTCGCCTTGGTGCAGGACTTGCCAGTGATGTTATCGAAGTCAAAGCCGAAGGCGATAACATTCTAGCCAAGCGATACGCCTACTCAGGTAAAGCTATTGCTACTGTGCAACTTGAAACGCCGGTCAAAATCTTGAGTCTTCGCCCGAATGTTTTTCCTATCAACTCCAACTTGAATCGTACTGCAGAAATTGTGCACTCAACCTACAGCCCTGACGACAGCGACTTAAAAGCGGTGGTGAAAGAAATCGTTGCTTCAGCAGGCAAGTTGGATGTAGCGGAAGCGGATATCGTTGTCAGCGGCGGTCGTGGCTTGCGCGACCCCAACGGCGAAGGCAAAGAAAATTGGCAAAATCTTGAAACGCTGGCAAGTGTCTTAGGTGCAGCTGTTGGTGCAAGTCGTGCCGTCGTTGATGCTGGGTGGCGCCCGCATTCCGAACAAGTCGGACAGACAGGTAAAGTCGTCTCGCCGAAACTTTACATCGCTTGCGGCATTTCAGGCGCCGTGCAACATCTTGCTGGCATGGCATCATCAAAAGTCATTGTGGCTATCAACAAAGACAAGGATGCACCGATTTTTCAAATTGCTGACTATGGTATCGTCGGTACGGTAGAAGATGTGTTGCCAAAATTGACCGAAGAGTTTAAGAAAGTGCTTGTGCATCAGTAG
- a CDS encoding electron transfer flavoprotein subunit beta translates to MNFAVCLNQVPDTSTRVKIAPDGQHIEQAGVNFVINPYDEFALEEALKLREKFGGSVVLFSVGGEEFQANIRKAFAMGADKAVLIKSNVKDSFGVAFVLAHAIKQHFGGVPDMILLGKESTDFNDAQVGPMIAELLELPAVTVAVSLHTDGKVATIEREIEGGKEIVEVSLPFVLTAQKGLNIPRVANMKGIMEAKKKPIETLEIAAPEASKVRLIRLEKPVEKQAGKILDSPAELVDRLHREANVV, encoded by the coding sequence ATGAATTTTGCAGTCTGTCTTAACCAAGTTCCTGACACCTCTACTCGCGTTAAAATTGCGCCTGATGGGCAGCACATTGAGCAGGCAGGGGTCAATTTCGTCATCAATCCTTACGATGAATTTGCGCTAGAAGAAGCACTCAAATTGCGCGAGAAATTTGGTGGCAGTGTCGTACTCTTTAGTGTCGGTGGTGAGGAGTTTCAAGCAAACATCCGTAAAGCCTTTGCGATGGGTGCCGACAAAGCCGTGCTCATCAAATCCAATGTGAAAGATTCTTTTGGTGTGGCGTTTGTTTTAGCACACGCTATCAAACAACATTTTGGCGGTGTGCCCGATATGATATTGCTTGGCAAAGAATCCACAGATTTCAACGATGCGCAAGTCGGACCCATGATTGCTGAACTTTTGGAGTTACCTGCCGTAACCGTGGCAGTTTCATTGCACACTGACGGCAAGGTTGCCACAATTGAGCGTGAAATTGAGGGCGGTAAAGAAATTGTTGAAGTATCTTTGCCCTTTGTGCTTACGGCGCAAAAAGGCTTGAACATTCCGCGTGTGGCTAATATGAAAGGTATTATGGAGGCTAAGAAAAAACCGATTGAAACACTGGAGATTGCAGCGCCTGAAGCATCTAAAGTGCGTCTTATTCGCCTTGAGAAACCCGTCGAAAAACAAGCCGGGAAAATTCTGGATTCACCAGCCGAACTTGTTGATAGACTTCATCGTGAAGCTAATGTGGTATAG
- a CDS encoding SAM-dependent methyltransferase produces MLSFCWRTALAAQLSALALLLAATMLWSCNKVSSAELLTLEQGTQRDSTQHERYQYTPFPSADGIGKIYMGREIAKVMGHLGATWLERPERFFEERPDLVLEAMQLKPTDVVADIGAGTGYFTFRIAERVRQGKVYAVDIQPEMLEIITARMQARHVQNVIPTLGSPQNPNLPENAIDIVLLVDAYHEFEYPFEMMHALVRSLKVGGKVIQIEYRAEDDTVPIKPLHKMSQAQVKKEMHAVGLKWLETQSGLPWQHIFIFEKPAP; encoded by the coding sequence ATGCTATCTTTTTGCTGGCGCACCGCTCTTGCCGCGCAACTTTCTGCGCTTGCGCTGCTGCTTGCTGCTACCATGCTATGGAGCTGCAACAAAGTGTCTTCTGCCGAACTTCTTACACTCGAGCAGGGCACTCAGCGTGATTCCACCCAACACGAGCGCTATCAATACACACCATTCCCCAGCGCCGATGGCATCGGCAAAATTTATATGGGCAGAGAAATCGCAAAAGTGATGGGACACCTTGGCGCCACATGGCTCGAGCGACCTGAACGCTTCTTTGAAGAGCGTCCCGACCTTGTGCTTGAAGCTATGCAACTTAAACCTACTGATGTCGTGGCTGATATTGGCGCAGGCACAGGCTACTTCACGTTTCGCATTGCTGAGCGCGTTCGCCAAGGCAAAGTGTATGCGGTCGATATTCAGCCAGAGATGCTCGAGATCATCACAGCACGCATGCAAGCACGCCATGTGCAAAATGTCATTCCCACGCTTGGCTCTCCGCAAAATCCAAACTTACCAGAAAATGCCATTGATATCGTGCTGCTCGTCGATGCTTATCACGAGTTTGAATATCCCTTTGAGATGATGCACGCTCTTGTGCGCTCACTTAAAGTTGGTGGCAAAGTCATTCAAATCGAATATCGTGCCGAAGATGATACTGTACCTATCAAGCCCCTACATAAGATGAGCCAAGCGCAAGTCAAAAAAGAGATGCATGCAGTTGGCTTAAAATGGCTTGAGACTCAAAGCGGCTTGCCATGGCAACACATCTTTATTTTTGAAAAGCCCGCACCGTAA
- a CDS encoding AAA family ATPase, with protein MQPSTPTLTLAEELAASYKTLKAEIHKVIIGQDEIIEQLMMTILARGHCLMVGVPGLAKTLLISTFAKILDLSFSRIQFTPDLMPSDITGTEILEEDHETGRKFFKFIQGPLFASVVLADEINRTPPKTQAALLEAMQEHQVTSAGKRYALPEPFFVLATQNPVEQEGTYPLPEAQLDRFMFNLWIDYPSFEEEKAIVKATTSSEKPVLQKVMNAEKILLFQKLVRDVPVSDNVIEYAVRLVSKTRPQSTDDKMIKQFVSWGAGPRASQYLILGAKARCLLFGRYTPDIADVQAVALPVLRHRLLTNFSAESEGIKPETIITALTKT; from the coding sequence ATGCAACCATCAACGCCAACACTGACGCTTGCAGAAGAACTTGCAGCGTCATACAAGACACTTAAAGCTGAAATTCACAAAGTCATCATCGGTCAAGATGAGATCATTGAGCAACTGATGATGACGATTCTGGCTCGCGGTCACTGCCTAATGGTGGGGGTACCCGGACTAGCCAAGACATTGCTTATTTCGACCTTCGCCAAAATTTTGGACTTAAGTTTTAGCCGCATTCAATTCACGCCGGACTTAATGCCCTCGGATATCACGGGTACGGAGATTTTGGAGGAAGATCACGAGACGGGCAGGAAGTTTTTCAAATTTATTCAGGGTCCGTTATTTGCAAGCGTGGTTTTAGCTGATGAAATCAACCGTACGCCGCCGAAAACACAAGCGGCTTTGCTCGAAGCCATGCAGGAGCACCAGGTGACATCGGCAGGCAAGCGTTATGCGCTGCCCGAGCCGTTTTTCGTGTTGGCTACACAAAACCCAGTTGAGCAAGAAGGTACATATCCTTTACCTGAAGCACAGCTCGATCGCTTCATGTTCAATCTTTGGATTGATTATCCTTCGTTCGAAGAAGAAAAAGCAATTGTCAAAGCCACGACGTCGTCTGAGAAGCCAGTACTGCAGAAGGTAATGAATGCCGAGAAAATTCTTTTGTTTCAAAAACTCGTGCGCGATGTGCCAGTCTCAGACAATGTCATTGAGTATGCGGTGCGGCTAGTAAGCAAAACACGTCCGCAAAGCACCGACGACAAGATGATTAAGCAGTTTGTCAGTTGGGGTGCAGGTCCGCGTGCCTCGCAGTATTTGATTTTAGGAGCAAAGGCGCGCTGCCTGCTCTTCGGGCGCTACACGCCTGATATTGCCGACGTGCAAGCGGTCGCCTTACCTGTGCTGCGGCATCGATTGCTGACAAATTTTAGTGCAGAATCAGAGGGCATCAAACCGGAGACAATCATTACTGCTTTGACCAAAACGTGA